The Anopheles moucheti chromosome 3, idAnoMoucSN_F20_07, whole genome shotgun sequence genome contains the following window.
TCTGCTTGCGTCATTGAGTTTGACCAGATTCGAAACGGACAGCAAGGTAATAGTTTGGACACTGATTTCCTAGTTCTGTTCCAAATTTGCTGGTAACTTTTCCAATTAAATTTAGGGTTTTTTAACCACCTTTGTCCGGTCTTTACCGATAGGATGAATCGTGTTTTCACGCACTAGAACGATTTAAATCAGACTTTTAACAACATTCCAAAATTTAGTTTGATTCTAGTGTGTAATAGGAAATAAAGACATTTTTCATGCAACGTGTGGTAAGCATTCTTTTGAAGTAGCTATTTTATTGTTAATAGAaagaaaatacattttaacaTAATACTTACCCTGATCAAATGATATGAAATGGTCATAGATATCCGCTCAAGAAGCGCTAGTTATCTTGATATTGTTTTACAGACTAAAGTTGAATTTCATTAAAGCCATGACTAATTTGATCTTCTTCAATCATCGCTTAAAACACCAGTGAAGACTAAATTTTTGATTAGCAATATTTGTTAAAACTTAGATACCCCAGTATATTTCAGGAGAACGCAGGTCCtatttcatgaaaatgatAATCTGAATTAAACATAACCAAAACtgcatattttatttgcatttcttCTTGATGCTTTGTCACTTTGattaaaacattgaaattAGTTTGAATCTTACTCATAGAAAGTAACTAAATATGCAACATAGCTGTACAACAAGGTGAAATAACAAGTATGCTTTCATGTGGTTAAACCGTTAAAACGAAGTTGATGCTATGGTTAAGCATGTTTTGTCCATCACTTATGTTATTATACTGAATATGAATCAATCGGGTGGGTAATCACGAGAAAACTAAGAttatttcgtttcattcgattttttttgtcagtGTCATAAGCGTCCTTGGGAACTAGGTCAGCTTTTACGTAATGCTATATCATTAATTACCAGCGAAAATCTTGCTAATCTGTAGGAGCCAACGATTCATGCATGACAGCGATGAATGATTTGGCATAAATTAACTCGTCCGTCATTTTGAAAATACCTTAGaacagaaaaatataaaaatcaattagTTCTAATTAAAACTACTAACATGAAAATTATCCTGAAGCTTTTATTAAATCCTTTAAACGAAATATATTACTCATTGACATGCATTTTCCCATTATTTAATACTTTTGGTCGTCAGAAAAAACGTGACTGTAccaatttttcccattttaatTAGGATAATAGTTGATATTCCCAAAGTTTACCTACCAACACAAAAGTACGAAATTTTATCAATAATTTAATGTTCCCCTCTAAAAGCATCCAACACAGAAAGGACCATGCGTTGGATGTTCCGCACGCATTCCCTTTAGAAAACCAACATTCCATCTAACGGATGATTGATATTGTGCGTTACCAATGTTGTCCTTGCGTCATTCGGATGCGTGAAACGGCGAATGGTCCACGCGCAAAATTGTCAATCTCGTTAAAAGTTCAACCCCGACACAATTTTGCATGCTTATACACCATGTATCATGCCCACGAATGATCAATGTCGGTGGGATGCTTTGCCACGATTTCCTGCGTTGCACCAAAGATTCGTTTATACTGTCCAGCAAGGACGGAATGCCACAAATTCGCCTACAGATAATGTGCCTGTAGGGATGGTTTTTCTCACCCCTGGCAGTAGTGCTATTTAATCCGAAATGACACCACATCATCCGGTTATGGCGTTTTCCAACTCGGCCCCAATTGTTCATAGGCATTCGGCGCGAGTCTGAATCACTCCAGAGTTTGAGAAAGGAACGTTTCAGGCCACACAGCAGGATTTTAGAAAAATCATCAACATGAAGGGACATAATTCTGTTTAATAATTGTGCTCAAAATGTATTACTTGTCTTTTTGCACTGCTTTCAAACATTGTTCATCTCGATTTTTCTCGAGTTTTCTAACACATCGATGAAACCGACACTGATATCAGGACTTAAtccaaaatatttaaattttcgtgCTTTTAATTCCGTTAAATCCGTTCCGCTTTCTTCCAAATTTATGGTAATAATTTACAACATATACGATCAAGTGTCCGTACTGAAAGGCCATTGTGGACTACTTTTAGCTGAAATTACTCGTAACTGGTATACAGTGCAACTATCAATCTAATTAATCGCATTACAGACCACATAGTGCTGGTGCCATCGAGTCCCACTTCGGCCTAATGTAATCCATTTCCGATGAGGAAAGTAACTTCCTCTTCTAAAGTGCGTACCAAGCCTCTGTAAGCATTGCGACAGATTTGCAATGATCATCAACCAGTGGATATATTCAAACATATGCTGATCTCAGGACACAACGGCAGGATACAGGACACGACACACTGATAGGTCAACGAAACGAGTTCAATCAAACTATCGATGGAGATGAGCTCTGGCTGCGATACGAGCGACATTGCGATGTGTGTCTATTCGAATGAAAACGCCCAAACAAAGAGGGGGGACACTGTATTTATAGCTGTGCATGATATATGGACCATATAAATCATACGACAGCAGCAAGTTATTACATATTGTGTTGAACACACTCCAAAATTTTTCAATCTTATTTTCTAAATCGATTAGTTCTGTTAAACActgtttcttttcaatttgtttggtTCTTAATAAATAGCCTATGTACACGGACCCTCTAATTGTTAAACATGTTCGTTAATTCATCCTTATCGACACGCTGGGTTTATATCTGTTAAGCAATATGCGATTCTGTCCCGCTCATAACTGATCGAAAAGAGAGCTTCAACAaacggaaattgaattttattccaGGCTTTGCTGTGGAAGAATCCTATCAACGAATCTGTGTGTCATGGTTTGGATATGATTTGTGTCATGTGGAGACACGTGTGGCCGTGCAGGTTACGTCCGATATGATTAACTGTCATTGacatgaatttaattaaatccttTACACAGCCATTTCAATCAGCATGAGATCATGGCTTTGCTTCTGAAAAGTGTCAAAGAGATCTATCTCTATTGTTGTGTATCGGTTATGTCATAATGTATCATTTCATGCGAAAATGCTCTCATCTCTGGTTAACGTAAACAAATAATTGTGCGTCGGGAAAGTTCAATGTTGTATTGGAATGTATGGAATCGAAGGACTACTCCACACTTTTAGAAATTACCTTTGTGAGAGCTGCTTGCTAAGTTTGACCTTAAAATCTTCATCATTCTTAGCTTGCTAACAACATGTTCCTCAGAACCAATGAACCGCTGTGAGGTTCTGCAAGGTGACAATTTCAAATGATTGAGCCCGATAAAGCTTCAGTCACGTATTGGATGTGTTTTTCACGCGAGAGATATTCTCAACATCAACACTTTACACCATCTGCTTCgataatatttaaacaatcCCCCACaaagagtaaaaaaaatcaatatccaGATATCAGAATCTTTCTACAATACCCAGATTATAGAGTGAAACGTTCTTCAAATGGGACAGCAGCTTTTATCGCCCAGCAAACAATTCAAGCTATTCTCATGCAAAAATATGCTTCCAGCTTCTTCACTAACTTTGCAGTGTGTTTCGTTGGGAGCTAAATCGAATTTTGATAGTGGATGTTTATAAGACAAAAGCGCATGttctttcaattattttaaacttcaTAACATCTGGAATCTTGTGTCACCTATAGTAAAGCTCAAGTAATTCGAGAGGAAGTTCACTTTTGGACCAgatgttgcaaaaaaacacgaacagaATATAAATGATATACAAAAGCATTCGACAAGGAGAGGTTCATCGTTAGAATAGAGTTAACCATAATCGAGATGAATAGTACTATGAATCATTGTTTTCATCATTCATTTGACCCAAATTACCTAAAGGCTGTGTGTCAACATCAAAAACTCACGAAAGTCCACGAAAAAACTcgtgaattgaattgaaaaattatttaatgtcGTGGTACAATGTACTCATTTAAGGTTTCCGTACTCTGTCTGTTGAAATTATCAAATAACGGTCCAGCGAGCGAACAAATTTGCGGACTAAGAGACCATACGGTCAACCACAAATGAGCAACGGACCAGACGGGTCTAGACTTGAATGATTTCAATGCTGGTATCCACTACGACCAGCAGTTCATTGCAGACGTTGGTGTGGGAAGATACCACACGACGGATAATCCACATAATTTTGCTGCTCCATTACGTTTGTTTGATTAAGCTCTCCTCGTGGGAACATACATCATTCAGGATAACGGGAATGGTTAGCAGATTGGAAGTATTGTTCTCATTAGTGAGACAACAGAGCGAATCGTACAAATAATACCATAATGAAAAAAGGTGTACGGACCACAAATGATGTAGGGTCCGGATTTTTCATAGTCCAACTAAACTACAAAAGCTTCTTACTTACCGTTCAATATGCACCACAAATTTCATCATATTTCAGCTATGCATTGATACTCGCTTAACCACATACTTCTATACCAACTCTTTATTGTTCCTCACAATCAGTCTTTATCAATCGAGCTACGGAAATGAGGACATCCGTGGGAAACAGAATCTTATACTAGATCGTTGCTATTCGGCACAACTTTTATTTCAATATGTACAACTCAAATAATGCACTGCTGGTGCCGCTGACCGAGAGCAGGAATCTAATTTCAACGGTGATGATAACTACATTGCGGAATACATGGCGTCTCCTCTTCCGAATCTCCGAGTATTTGGCATTTTCCTGAAATTCTACAACCTAACTTGAGGATCTTTTCGATGGAATCATGTTCGCCTTTCTGTTCGTTCAGAACAATCGCTACAACTGAACACGATGAATACGTTAATCAACAACTTGTGACGATGTGCTATTTGTATATGAGTGTGGGGTTCTAGTACTAAGATGAATAGGTTTATTCGCTATATAATGGcctcggttttgttttgttttcgccttGCGACAATTTCTAACGTGGTGCGCAGCTAACAGTAACTTTTATAAGAGTTGGCTTTGCTTCTCGGCTTTTggttaaataataaatgtttaaatgaaTGCACACATGCACCATGGAACCATGCGGACACATTTGCACATGTCCGAGTGATACCTCCTACAAGGTCATCAGCTTCTGAAGAGCTCGTGCTATGTACTATCACGAGAACGCCACCGACGTAATAAGCACTTTGGCACCGTTGTCCTGTTCGGCCGCTAGTTCCAATCGTAAACAAGGCATCTCATCGGTCAGTTTGTGCAACAAGAATTCACAGTGCAAGATCGCCATGTTCTTCCAGATGTGATTGAAGGGGATCTTCTGCATAGAACACTCGGTCGCCGTCGTCCATCCGCCGGAACAGTTGATGCGTAGCGTCATCGCTTCTTTACTGTTAGCGAAGTGGAACGGTGAGCTCTGTCCGATCTGGAAGTACCCCAGCCGTGTTTCTATTCCACTACAATGTTCCAGAGCACTCGGGTAGTCCTCAAGCACGTAGGCGCGAATATTGAAGTCAGCTTCCGGTTTTCGAACTGGACCGAACATCACGATCTTCAGCCGCTTGGTGACGGTTACCTCGGGCGAAAGACTTTCTCCGCCGAGCAGATACTTGCCGAGCTTCCGCGTCATGATGTACGCATTGTGCTGGTCAAGCTGAATGTAGGCCTGCGGACTGGGAACGTCATTCTCTGATGACGCAATCTTTTTCCAGCAGTTCGTCACTTCCTCTTTGTAGAAGAGGGACACCTTCCAGCTGGCAATATCCTCGGCGCAGTGCGGAACCTTGATGATGAGTGGTTTGGAAAAGTTACTCTTTGCTGGCCCACACACAATGGTGGGACTGATGTGGGTGACCTGATTTTCGACTAATATCGTATCTTTGGAGTCGTACATGACGGCCAGAAAAACGTTTATTCTTAGCGCCGTTGGAATGGCTCCCTCGGGGATGGAGAGCGATGTTTGTAGATGCTCCAGCTCCAACCAACCCCCATCCGAGGTGACAACCTGCCGAGCAGAATTCGATTTGTACATGGCTTCGGACGAACTGGACGTATCCAGGGAATCCGTCGTAGCGATGGCGTAGGTTGAGTTTGCTGCTCAGGTAACGTAACCCCACACCGCGACAAAGACAAGAAGGAAATGGAAACCATCAATATTATGACAACTGGCCAAAGTTTCTCATCAATCAGTCAAATTAGGACTGTGGACGGGGATAACACACGGAAACGGATTCGAAAAAACTCATCGCCCGGAACCACAAAAGAACATTAAAAAGCTCATTTCAATTGCAATGGGACACTTACATGTATTTGTGTTGGACGTTCCCGACAGAGATTCGGAGCTGCGATACTGACCCTTTTGAGATTGGACGACAGGTGACGACGTTATCTGACGTTGAAGGTGACTCTGCTCGAGTGAGTGATACTGATGGTAATGATGCTGAAGAACCACTCCCGTTCCAGCCTTCTGTTGATGGTACACGTTCGTACCCGTATCGTCCTTATTTGCCGTCTGAATCGCTTGCCTGGAGAAATGACCGTGACATATCAAGACGGATAATGATTGAGCACAATGCATGCCATAAGGCTCGTTGAGCAGACTCGCATTCCTGACGAAATATCAGTCGATTTGATGAAAACACTTACATCGAGTTGAATTGCGGTTCGTCGTAGTGATGTTCCGATGTGGATCTGGTCAGAAGTAGCGGAACACTCTGGCTCGGTATCTTTGGGGCTTCCATGGTGCTTCCATTCGAGTATTCGTAACCATTCACTCGTATATTGATGTCCGGCGGGTTAGAGGCAAGCGTAAGCTTCTTTTGAAActcgtgtgtgtatgtgtgctgatCCGGAGTCGTCCGTGTGATGGAGTACGTTGGTATCTTCTGCCGATGTCGCATGTGCAGCAAAAACACCAGGAATGTCAAACAGAGTGTCACAATGAACCCGAGCCCGAGATAAAAGATCCAATCAGAAGCTGTAATGGAATGTTACAAAATGCCAACAAGTCAGCgatgttttgaataaaatttttaatcTTTCACTTCGTATGTATTGCACAAtggtaaatattaaatttaatgtattATCATTCCGTTCGATTCAACTTACACGAACTATCATcttaaatataacaaaaatatgtttttttttttctaatagtCACTGAAGCTAGTTAGCAAAGTAATGCGAGAAAGATATTATGATATATGGCATACTTAACGTAGGTTTGGAAAATATGCCCGACTACAATGTGGCCCTTTTTAAAGTGGCTTTCTGCATTACAAATACTTACACGAAAGTAAGCTTCATACAACGACCATTTGCATTGTGTCTCCAGACCATTGAGCAAAGTACGTCATCGAGCAAAGGAAGTTTGGAGGAAAGTCCATCATCGAGCATAAAAGCTTGCtttgaaaaatgatttcaGCATTCCATCACCGTTTGCACCggcgaaaactcattcattgGATTCAACCTTTTACTTTTGGCTCTTCAAGTTCCCTTCAGGAATGTGGAGCATAGGTGTAGTAGCCACTTAAGCTTCTTGAGGAGCATTTTACTACTTTTGAAGTGATGAATGTCCTTACTGAATGCATCTTTGAAGTGGACATCCGACTATTGAAGCACAAGCCCAAAGTTAAAGTATGTTCGAGTATAGCTACGAAAAATCATCCTAGTTTCAACGAATCGCTTTGACTTCAATCCTATAATAAGTTGATGCCATAATACTGAAGTCCAGTTCACTGTAATTGTGgtaattttgaaaatatgaAGAGCTTTTCCAAATGTCGTGTTTTACACACGAATGAACAAATTTCTGTAAAAAGAGATAGTTTATGTCATATTGAAACATCATCGATTACAGTAGTATCGATTATATTCCCTGAACACATATTATCAAAGATCATTTTTACTACATCCCTATAGATTTTGAAACAagtctcacacacacacgcaaacaacaaaacatataaaaatctGTTTCACTTACTTCGTACTGCCGGTAACGATCACATAATAGCCGGATAAATATTCCCCTGGCGAGTAATCAGTGCGGTTATTATGATTTTCCGCAATAAGAAGAGATTTCACCCTTCTTCATTCAGTCACCAGCATCGTGAGACCATCCCGGAACCATATCGATTCCGTATGCCTCTTTCGCTTTCCTCAGTGCAAGGGGAAAAGCGAGATGAATGATTATGTTTAttgttgatgcttttgaaaacTGCGTCCGCAGTACTTCTGACTTGACTGATGCCAATGCACCATAATGCTGAAAGGTACTTGGGATACTACCGAAACACTACCTACCAGGCACGGGTAAGGATAGGCCGCACTCAGGGACGTCCTTTCAGAGCGTTTTCCCTGGTGAATAAGCAAAGGCTCAGATTGGCTCCATTCATGACCGATGATTACGGTTGGCTGAGTGGAGCTCTAATCAATATGCAACTAAGGATGCTGTCCCGATCTTGCTGTTCTAGCATTACCATCGTCGCTGTTATTGTATATGCTTAGTGATTTGACATTCGTCGATAAACTTTTTCAATAATATTTATGAATGCAAATAAGCATAGTTTTTACCTCTGGAACTTTGATTACATTAATGCTGTCAACGTGGCAATTTACATGAATGACCCACATGAATAAAgagatataaaaatatatgtgTTGTTTGCATTAAAAGTGCAAAAAGGGTATGGTATAAAAAGAATATTTACACTGCATCCTGCACTACATGAAATCCTTCACAATTATCATACCATTATGAACGAGTAGAACAAAATCTGCGGGTCCTGTATTTCACGCCCGTCAACTGTGATGCGATGTCCGTCAGGGGCATTTAATATGGTCTGTAACTTGATATTACACAATGCggccttttcccccttcatTAACAATACTTTACCATCCTCGCATTCCCAACGTGTCACATGATGTGGGATCTTTGAATCACGGCTTGGCATGCATAACGTGCGTAACGTTGTTTATTTCTCTGATATATGCACCGAAAAAGGTCTTCCGGAAGTAGCACTGAGTCCACGATGCCTCAAATGTCTTGTTAATTGgctatatttaaatttacccTTTTCTCAGCTATTGCGTCGGTTATAAGAGAGTCGTGAGAATGAGCCCATATTAGCAATTTTAAATCTAATATTTGTGTATCTATAATTTCGCGGCAATAATCATGGGTCATTGGataattgttgtttttaataaatttaagaCGGAGATAAAGTAGAGTAGAATTTTTCCTTCAAACATACCGTTTCACGATACTACTCACTCACTCATCACGATACTCATCATTTCTAAGCATTTCTATGTGTAAACTACATTTAGTATCAAATGAAAAGTCTGTCAACAAAAGAACATGATCATGTGCTACACACTCACCTGTGTCATCTATTCTGCATTCGCCACCACGACAAACGATGGTTTGAACGTCCTTCCCGTGACAGCCGTAGGCACTGCTCTCCTGCTCGTCATGGTCTTCCATAAGAGCTGCCAACTGTTGATGATGCTTCACAAGGGCTTTATCGTAGTAGTCCATATTTTGCGTGCGACAGATTCGTCTCCTTGATTGGGTGCATTTGTTAGTGCACGAGCTCCACGCAGACCATGCGGACCAACGACGCACTACATAtgaaaagcaacgaaaaatgACCAAGAAGTATAACCAATTAGCACATTTTCCAGCCACATGTACTGTCCAACACGGAAAGATAGTCCGTTTTCAATTTACCAGTTTGGTTTCTAATCTTTTCATCTTTTACAGGACTATGACGAGTTGAACGTGCATACACGCCACATCCTTTTTTAATCGATACTTCAATGACATGCCTAACAATGAATCCTAAACCTTCCCTGAATAACGAATTTACGACAAGATGCTGAAAGGAAACCAATTTCACCGATAAGAATCTTTGTTCGATGCCTACGGTTCGTGATTTTCAACTCTTTCTCATTCTCATGCTGTCCTTTGCAGACGCACCATGAGCACCAAGCACTGGAGAAGCTCTCAAACTACTCCAAGAATTCGTGTGATGCAAATTCCAAACGTGGCTCTTGTCCTTTGAATGCCTGGAAGCTTGAACAACTAGAATTTCGTCACGCCAACACCAAGTCGCTATCAATGAGCAAGAAGTACCACAGAATTTCTTAGAGCGCACTACAACCAGTTCTTTCCCTAGACCACTACCAGGAAATTTCAAATCAGTAACGCGTAGCGTGTTGGTGATCCTGGAATGTCTTGAGGATTTGCAATACTGGTTACCAGCAGCATTCATACGCTAACGATTAGAGTGCGAAACTACTTCTAGTCCCCGTTCAATACACAATTTTCGCCATTGGAATAAGGGAATAGAGATGCAAAGATGTGTATGGAACGGACTTAACAATACATTTTTCAACTCATATCTTCATACAATGGAGAAggattactttttttttgtaaaatcatGCATTAAAAGCCATGTGTCAAATTGGTATCGTTAGAGGATAGATTTGAGTGCTGAAGACAAGTCATACCTTTAAACAGATAATTCGATTAAAATAGCAGTTAACCTTTGTAATACAACAGTTGTGCTACCAATTAAGATCTCCTGAGCCCTtatttatataatataatataatataatataatacatAATATGTAATATTATTTCTTAACGTCTGgttatatttataaatatgtATCGTCTATTTTATTACTCACCAAATGCGTTGtcctcaaacccattaggagTAATTATTTGGGTGTCTTCTGGACGTGGAAAGTCGATCATTTGCCAAGTAGCAGAGCAGAAGTATGGTGTATGTTCAAGGTtaaaggaatgaaaaaaagggaGTGATAGGCAAATATAAGAATTAGTATATTGATAATCACAACAAGCATTTCCACAAGATGATCAATCAATCAAGCGATAAGCAAATAGTATTTATCTAAGACTTCCCAAGGAAAATGTGATTGTTACACCATCTTACCCGGACAGGTTACACAATCGGCCGTTTTCTGTTGGTTCGGCCCTACACAAGGTGCTCCACCATACAGCGGAATGGGATCACTACAGGTACGTGTACGCTTCCTTCCCTGAGCTGGTTTTCCCGGACAACGGCACTCCAGCCAGGCACTCCATTGACTCCATCCTCCGTTCACTGCAAGCAAGTAACAAGCATGAGCAATTTCATCAGGCGCGCTCCATATCCGAGGATAATTTCTTCTGGTTGAAAGATCATATATTTTCAGTCATTTTATTATTGGTTTAAGTCAAACGAAACTATGTCAAATTTTACATTTCACAAACAATGCAACAATTGATGATTGATAAATTATAAAAGTTATAGTAGATTTGGTGAGATAATATAGCAAAAATACATTTCTTCTTATTACCGAAAACGATCAGCTCGATTGATTCCGATGTCCTTTTTCCAGCAATGTTCTCCGCTACGCATGTATAATTTCCTATGTCCTTTTGGTCCCCATCGAACAGCATAGTTCCGTCATGGTGTTTCAAACGATTCAACAATCCCACAGTAACGCATGTTGTTTTAGGACGATCGGAAAtgaatagcaaaacaaatgtcCATTAAAGGATTTGCACATTTAAACAGCACAAactacaaataaaaatgacacTCCCTCGCGTGGGAATCCTTCCAGCTTGATGCAAACAAATGTGCGACATTCTGAATAATGTcgctttttaaaaatatttcttacCTGAAGACTTAAACTTGTTATCATAATGTTTCCTTCAGTGGTGAAGGTCAATAGGGAACTTGATGTAACGGTGAAGTTGTTTTTCAACCACGTTATCTGGGGCTTAGGATAACCCTTTGGAGCGACGCACCCAACTTCCAACTTTTCTCCAACTTCAGCACGAACTCTGGTTTCCTGTAGCTCGAAGTGTTTCTTCAAATCTGCAAGACACAAGTCAATTagtaaaactaaaataacCACAACAATTGCAAATGGCGAAGGAATAGACTTTAAAAGATATTGGTAAAATCGTTCAGCACGTTTTGATGACCTTAGTTCTCAAATCTTGTATGCGATTCTTCACAAAAAGCAAATGCAAGTGAATCAACTCAAGATGCATCGTTCATTAGCTTGGCGATGATTCATTCCCTTTACCATGATTCGCTAAATATTTCTTTCTTGTTGGTAGAAGATGTTCAAAGAAAAACAGGCCATAAATTAATGTGTCATGTGTTTGGCGTTTTATGCATTCACGAATTTGTTACACTCTGTTGCGCTCGTGGTTTAGGCCCTTCCACACCGAAAGACTTCATCTTCTCCAACTCATTGTCTGTATCTTCAAATATCTTTCTATTCGCATGAGCCTGATGATGTAGTATGATTCCGGCTGCTCAGGAGGTCTTATTTAAAAGTacaaatattcaatttcaacCCTACAACACCTATCGCTCACAGACGCACGCCCCATTAATGAAACGTCGCCGTCGGAAGTGCATGGCGTCAAGCGAAACAACGCGACGGTTTGTTCCCGAACTCCGTGACTTCCGTAGACATAACCTACAGGAA
Protein-coding sequences here:
- the LOC128303786 gene encoding netrin receptor unc-5-like, with protein sequence MTVSCKLPHFLRLYFICIVGLIGVWGLETGDRHRTDVKNLPTALPFGFEPRKDIAVEQYKSPPYDDNGHGRSTINRHQPQPLRDPFQTDANTGRAHQRELRKNVDTLIPLSAEAKDGLHAVDKSENNQAEMKLSHRQRQPGSEATKVGEGVQKAARMVDDRLPADDDVVDAAKDEYYDAASREENEGDNYEDGKIINSGALDNFFGGKSSSSSDGASGVEDEHRKGSKNVHDYKSGNVEGALESNAQEELDEDDEDDEEEDDEEEDDSEVSYGEDVLPPSEAFGTFGGKADGGSKVEEAPYFLVEPQSTYVIRSKPAVLKCKAANTLQIHFKCSGSIKPPPSTEESHVDPHSGVHFQEVTATISRDLVYEYFGKLPFKCECHAWSPRGKAVSQPASIIVAYLKKHFELQETRVRAEVGEKLEVGCVAPKGYPKPQITWLKNNFTVTSSSLLTFTTEGNIMITSLSLQDIGNYTCVAENIAGKRTSESIELIVFVNGGWSQWSAWLECRCPGKPAQGRKRTRTCSDPIPLYGGAPCVGPNQQKTADCVTCPEDTQIITPNGFEDNAFVRRWSAWSAWSSCTNKCTQSRRRICRTQNMDYYDKALVKHHQQLAALMEDHDEQESSAYGCHGKDVQTIVCRGGECRIDDTASDWIFYLGLGFIVTLCLTFLVFLLHMRHRQKIPTYSITRTTPDQHTYTHEFQKKLTLASNPPDINIRVNGYEYSNGSTMEAPKIPSQSVPLLLTRSTSEHHYDEPQFNSMQAIQTANKDDTGTNVYHQQKAGTGVVLQHHYHQYHSLEQSHLQRQITSSPVVQSQKGQYRSSESLSGTSNTNTSNSTYAIATTDSLDTSSSSEAMYKSNSARQVVTSDGGWLELEHLQTSLSIPEGAIPTALRINVFLAVMYDSKDTILVENQVTHISPTIVCGPAKSNFSKPLIIKVPHCAEDIASWKVSLFYKEEVTNCWKKIASSENDVPSPQAYIQLDQHNAYIMTRKLGKYLLGGESLSPEVTVTKRLKIVMFGPVRKPEADFNIRAYVLEDYPSALEHCSGIETRLGYFQIGQSSPFHFANSKEAMTLRINCSGGWTTATECSMQKIPFNHIWKNMAILHCEFLLHKLTDEMPCLRLELAAEQDNGAKVLITSVAFS